The genomic DNA CCTTCGTTGCGGAACAACACGGTGCCCGTCGAAAGATCGATGCCCGTGCAGCGTGTGTTGAAATGGATGCGCACGTTGTCGTGTTCCTCGGCCAGATCCATCAGGCGCATGTTCAGCTCGGCGCGCGAGACGGAATTGATCACTTCGTGCTCCCGCTGTCCGTACGGCGAAAAGGTCTGCTCTCCCGCGACGCTGTGCAGCATGCGGCCGCGCATGGGGATGAGGATCGGCTCGATGCCCGCGTACAGGCCCACTTCGCGGAGCGCGTGAATGCCGCGCACCGACAGCGCGAGATTGATCGAACGGCCCGCGCTAATGCGCGTCCGGCGCATGTCGGGCCTGCGCTCGTACATGTCGATGCGGAACCCGCGCTTTGCGAGATAGACGGCGAGAAGGGACCCTGCGAGTCCGGCGCCGACAAGTATGACGTGGCCGCTGTTGCGTGTGAGTGTCATGGGAGAAACGTCGTGTTGGTGACGGGATGGCGGATCACGGCTTCGCGTGAAACTCCGCGTGGAAGAGGCCTGCAAAACGCAGGACGTCGTAGAAGCTGTTGTACAGCGGCGCGGGCGCGACGCGTATCACGTCGGGCTCGCGCCAGTCGCAGATCACGCCCTGCGCGGCGAGCGCGTTGAACACCTCGCGCCCGTTGCGACGCACACGGATCGACAATTGCGCGCCGCGCTGAAGGGGATCCGCCGGCGTGATGATGTCCCAGTCCGCGTGCGGTCGGGAACGCAGCAGGGTGTCGAGCGCGCCAGTGAGGGCGGCGCTTTTGACACGCAGCGCGTCGATGCCGGCCTCGTCGAATATCTGCATCGACGCGCGCAGCGCCGCCATGCCGAGCACCGGTGCGTTGCTGAGCTGCCAGCCCTCCGCGCCCGGTATCGGGTGGAAGTCCGGTCCCATCGCAAAACGTGTGGCCTTGTCGTGTCCCCACCAACCCGCGAAGCGCGGCAGGTCCGCGGCCGTACCGTGCCGCTGATGCACAAAGGCGCCGCCGGGCGCGCCGGGGCCGGCGTTGAGATATTTATAGGAACACCAGACGGCAAAATCCGGACCCCACTCGTGCAGCGCGAGCGGCACATTGCCGACGGCGTGTGCGAGGTCGAAACCGACGGTGATGCCCTTCGCGCGCGCGGCCTCGGCGATGAGTCCGAGTTCAAAGAACTGTCCGCTGTAGTAATTCACTCCTCCAAGCAGCAGCAGGGCGATCTCGTCGCCGCGCCGTTCGATCAGCTCGAGTATGTCGCTCGTGGGAATGATGTCGCCGCCGTCGTGTGCGGCGATCTCTATCAGGCCGTTCTGTGGATCAAACCCGTGAAAGGCGAGCTGCGACGCGGCCGCGTACCGGTCCGACGGAAAGGCCATGTGTTCGATCGCGATCTTGTGTCGCGCGGGTGTGGGACGGTAGAAACTGACCAGAAGCAGATGCAGGTTCACGGTCAGACTGTTCATCACCACAACTTCCGAGGGGAGCGCGCCCACGAGCAGCGCGGTCGACGTGGTCAGCGACTCGTGATACGACACCCACGGCGTGTGCGCGCGGAAATGCCCTTCCACGCCGTGCCGCGCCCAGTCGTCGAGTTCGCGGTCGATGAAGCGCCGCACGCTGAGCGGCTGTAGTCCGAGCGAATTGCCGCACAGGTACACGGCAAGGGATCCGTCGTCGAGTGTCGGGAAGGCGAAACGCGCGCGGAACGCCGCGAGTGGATCGCGCGCATCGAGTTCTTCGATGGGAATGTGCATGGTTCAGTCTCGGAGGAAATGGACGGTGAACAGGACGGGCCTGCTGGGCGCCGCGTCCGTGGCAAAGGGCGCGCATTGCAGATTGAGCAGATACGCCCCGTCGGCAATTTCGTCGGGCACGTGGATGAATTCGGTGACCGTGCGCGCGGCCGCCGCGCCGGGCTGCAGCGTGTGCTGCGCGGCGGGCATGTTCCAGAAGATGCGATGCGCGGCGAGGCGGCCGCCGTCGTCGGCCCGGTCGAGCGAAGGGATGTCGACCAGCAGATGCGACACACCCGACGCCGCGATGAACTCCATCGCATCGTGTGTGAAGAAGGGCGCGGGAACGACGCTCCAGTCGCGCGTGACCTTGTCCGCCCCGTTCGGAAGTGTGCGTATCACGAGCGCGTCCAGGAAACCGGGCTCGGCCCGTCCCAGCGCGGCGCGCAGCATCGCGGCGGTGATGTGTGTGTCGCCCGGCTGTATGTCGAGGCCCGTGGTCTCGTCGTTCTCCCGCGGCGAAATGGGCGCAACGCTGATCAGGGTCGCGGGCAGCAGGG from Ignavibacteriota bacterium includes the following:
- the kynU gene encoding kynureninase, giving the protein MHIPIEELDARDPLAAFRARFAFPTLDDGSLAVYLCGNSLGLQPLSVRRFIDRELDDWARHGVEGHFRAHTPWVSYHESLTTSTALLVGALPSEVVVMNSLTVNLHLLLVSFYRPTPARHKIAIEHMAFPSDRYAAASQLAFHGFDPQNGLIEIAAHDGGDIIPTSDILELIERRGDEIALLLLGGVNYYSGQFFELGLIAEAARAKGITVGFDLAHAVGNVPLALHEWGPDFAVWCSYKYLNAGPGAPGGAFVHQRHGTAADLPRFAGWWGHDKATRFAMGPDFHPIPGAEGWQLSNAPVLGMAALRASMQIFDEAGIDALRVKSAALTGALDTLLRSRPHADWDIITPADPLQRGAQLSIRVRRNGREVFNALAAQGVICDWREPDVIRVAPAPLYNSFYDVLRFAGLFHAEFHAKP
- a CDS encoding cyclase family protein, with product MIISFTIAGAACAADLGSPLHISIPLDFRGAQPGAYGAPPARAEVLRAGAMVGDTREGGSCNVESYTFMPHCNGTHTECIGHIVDERLSVHTLLRDTLLPATLISVAPISPRENDETTGLDIQPGDTHITAAMLRAALGRAEPGFLDALVIRTLPNGADKVTRDWSVVPAPFFTHDAMEFIAASGVSHLLVDIPSLDRADDGGRLAAHRIFWNMPAAQHTLQPGAAAARTVTEFIHVPDEIADGAYLLNLQCAPFATDAAPSRPVLFTVHFLRD